In Halobacillus amylolyticus, the following proteins share a genomic window:
- the mutM gene encoding DNA-formamidopyrimidine glycosylase, whose product MPELPEVETVRQTLKQLVLNKQIQDVSIFWENIIKRPQDPNDFKQWVQSQTIRDIERKGKFLIFQMDDIAMVSHLRMEGKFGVYESSVRKPKHTHVIFHFTDGTELRYDDVRKFGTMHLFEKGTERERKPLNQLGPDPFDPAFTLDYFYERLKKTSRNIKAVLLDQSVVGGLGNIYVDEALYRSRVHPERIANQLTLEEAKRIRQASIDTIQEAVGQGGTTIRSYINSQGEMGMFQQKLRVYGKQDTDCLDCGSPIVKLKVSGRGTHICPTCQK is encoded by the coding sequence ATGCCGGAACTACCTGAAGTGGAAACGGTGAGACAAACATTAAAGCAACTCGTCTTAAATAAACAAATTCAAGATGTTTCTATTTTTTGGGAGAATATTATTAAGCGTCCACAAGACCCGAATGATTTTAAGCAGTGGGTACAGTCGCAAACGATTCGTGATATAGAAAGAAAAGGGAAGTTTCTCATTTTTCAAATGGATGATATCGCTATGGTTTCACACTTGCGAATGGAAGGAAAGTTTGGTGTATATGAGTCTTCGGTTAGAAAGCCGAAACATACACACGTTATTTTCCATTTTACGGATGGTACTGAACTCCGTTATGATGATGTTCGTAAATTCGGAACAATGCATTTATTTGAAAAGGGGACAGAGAGAGAGCGTAAACCACTTAATCAATTAGGTCCGGATCCTTTTGATCCAGCTTTTACTCTGGATTATTTTTATGAAAGACTTAAGAAAACATCGAGAAATATAAAAGCGGTACTGCTTGACCAGAGTGTTGTAGGGGGCTTAGGAAATATTTATGTAGATGAAGCTCTCTATAGAAGCAGGGTTCATCCAGAACGAATCGCTAACCAGCTTACACTAGAAGAGGCGAAGCGGATCAGACAGGCGAGCATTGATACGATCCAAGAAGCAGTGGGCCAGGGCGGGACAACGATTCGCTCCTATATAAACAGCCAGGGGGAAATGGGTATGTTCCAGCAAAAACTGCGTGTTTATGGAAAGCAGGATACAGATTGTCTAGATTGCGGTTCACCGATTGTTAAGCTGAAAGTGAGCGGTCGTGGTACACATATTTGTCCAACATGCCAGAAGTAA
- a CDS encoding glyceraldehyde-3-phosphate dehydrogenase has product MGKTRIAINGLGRIGRMVFRKAVLDETVELVAVNASYPAETIAHMVKYDSVHGRFDGKIEAIDGGIVVNGKEIALCSKRDPLELPWDELDVDIVIEATGKFKTQDEASLHIQSGAKKVIITAPGKEVDATIVMGVNEEAYNPNQHNVISNASCTTNCLAPVVKVLEDQFGIENGLMTTVHAFTNDQKNLDNPHKDLRRARGCTQSIIPTSTGAAKALGEVIPAMQGKLNGMALRVPTPNVSLVDLVVDLKTDVTEEQVNQAFSKIAEGQMKGILEYSDEPLVSIDYTTCDASAIVDGLSTQVIEDRKVKVLAWYDNEWGYSCRVVDLAKYVGNLLNQEKKVKAS; this is encoded by the coding sequence ATGGGGAAAACACGAATTGCAATTAATGGTCTAGGTAGAATAGGTCGTATGGTCTTTCGGAAGGCTGTATTAGACGAAACAGTGGAACTCGTTGCTGTCAACGCAAGTTATCCTGCTGAAACCATTGCACATATGGTGAAATATGATAGTGTTCACGGACGTTTTGATGGAAAGATCGAAGCGATAGATGGCGGAATTGTTGTCAACGGAAAGGAAATTGCCCTTTGTTCTAAAAGGGACCCTTTGGAGTTGCCATGGGATGAATTGGACGTAGATATTGTAATTGAAGCGACCGGAAAGTTCAAAACTCAAGACGAAGCATCATTACACATACAATCTGGAGCAAAAAAAGTCATTATTACTGCTCCCGGAAAGGAAGTTGATGCAACGATTGTAATGGGCGTTAATGAGGAAGCATACAATCCTAATCAGCATAATGTGATTTCTAATGCCTCTTGCACTACTAATTGTTTAGCCCCTGTTGTTAAAGTACTGGAAGATCAATTTGGAATAGAGAATGGTCTTATGACAACGGTGCATGCATTTACAAATGACCAAAAGAACTTAGATAACCCACATAAAGATTTACGACGCGCTCGTGGATGTACTCAATCAATTATCCCTACTTCAACAGGTGCAGCAAAAGCGCTGGGAGAAGTGATCCCAGCGATGCAAGGGAAATTAAATGGTATGGCGTTAAGAGTGCCGACGCCGAATGTTTCCCTCGTTGATTTAGTTGTCGATTTGAAAACAGATGTAACCGAAGAACAAGTGAATCAGGCATTTTCTAAAATTGCTGAAGGCCAAATGAAGGGGATTTTGGAGTATAGTGATGAACCGCTCGTATCGATCGATTATACAACGTGTGATGCTTCTGCAATCGTAGATGGATTATCCACTCAAGTTATTGAAGATCGTAAAGTTAAAGTGTTAGCTTGGTACGATAATGAGTGGGGATATTCTTGCCGTGTTGTTGATTTAGCTAAATATGTCGGCAATTTATTAAATCAAGAAAAAAAAGTAAAAGCATCTTAA
- a CDS encoding manganese efflux pump produces the protein MGTVLFTFLFGLAVSVDSFGIGCMIGLKKISISLKRICVIALLSGSCFLLSASFGQWVKPFIDQTHAERLGALALIGIGLFLLFQFVKSPKKPVADEKAWVQPTRVLQSPETADVDQSGHIKGMEVLILGLALSLDTFAAGFSSSFIGIAPFQAASLIVIMTSIMLYTGVKTGAKLSKKVNNISVLPGMLLIIIGLIKLV, from the coding sequence ATGGGCACCGTTTTATTTACTTTCCTCTTCGGTCTTGCGGTTAGCGTAGATAGCTTTGGGATTGGCTGCATGATTGGATTGAAGAAAATTAGCATTTCATTAAAAAGAATCTGTGTAATTGCGTTGTTATCGGGCAGCTGCTTTCTTTTGTCCGCCTCGTTTGGGCAGTGGGTGAAGCCTTTTATTGATCAAACCCATGCTGAAAGATTAGGTGCATTAGCGCTTATAGGAATTGGCCTATTCCTTCTTTTTCAATTCGTGAAAAGCCCTAAAAAACCTGTAGCGGATGAAAAAGCTTGGGTACAGCCTACCCGTGTATTGCAATCACCTGAAACAGCCGATGTTGATCAGTCCGGGCATATTAAAGGCATGGAAGTGCTGATCCTAGGTCTTGCTCTTTCGTTAGATACTTTTGCAGCGGGTTTCAGCAGTTCGTTCATAGGAATTGCTCCGTTCCAAGCGGCCAGCTTAATTGTCATTATGACGAGCATTATGCTTTATACAGGAGTTAAAACCGGGGCTAAGCTGAGTAAGAAAGTGAACAACATCTCCGTGCTTCCAGGAATGTTACTCATAATTATTGGTCTAATTAAACTTGTGTAA
- the coaE gene encoding dephospho-CoA kinase (Dephospho-CoA kinase (CoaE) performs the final step in coenzyme A biosynthesis.) yields the protein MTVVIGLTGSIASGKSTVSQMFHDLIIPVVDADVISREVVHVGESAYEKIVDAFGEEVLYDDKTINRKRLGEIVFSNKEKRDQLNQIVHPEVRKEMLRQRDAYKADAAAAVVLDIPLLFESKLTDYADRTLVVYVDENTQLARLMERDQSSVEEAKQRISSQIPVRKKAEMADAVIDNTGTIEQSYAQLKSILKKWNIIN from the coding sequence ATGACAGTTGTTATTGGCTTAACTGGCAGCATAGCCAGTGGGAAAAGTACGGTTTCTCAAATGTTTCACGATCTAATAATTCCTGTTGTTGATGCTGATGTCATTTCGAGGGAGGTTGTCCATGTTGGTGAATCTGCCTATGAAAAAATTGTCGATGCATTTGGTGAAGAGGTATTATATGATGACAAAACAATCAATCGTAAGCGGTTGGGTGAAATTGTATTTAGTAACAAGGAGAAACGAGATCAATTGAATCAAATTGTCCATCCTGAAGTTAGGAAAGAAATGCTACGTCAAAGGGATGCCTACAAAGCTGATGCGGCGGCAGCTGTTGTACTAGACATTCCTTTGCTATTTGAAAGTAAGTTGACGGATTATGCAGACCGCACACTTGTTGTGTATGTAGATGAAAACACTCAACTGGCTCGCTTAATGGAACGTGATCAATCAAGTGTTGAAGAGGCGAAGCAAAGAATTTCCTCACAAATCCCCGTTAGAAAAAAAGCTGAAATGGCTGATGCTGTCATTGATAATACAGGCACAATTGAACAAAGTTATGCACAATTAAAAAGCATACTTAAGAAGTGGAATATCATAAACTAA